From the genome of Rhodobacteraceae bacterium Araon29, one region includes:
- a CDS encoding hydroxymethylglutaryl-CoA lyase yields MADAVTLFEVGPRDGLQNEPRSIAAKDKIKLVNDLSACGFQKIEVTSFVSPKWVPQMADATEVLSAIERRVGVVYAALTPNARGFANAVAANADEVAIFGAASEGFSQANINCSIAESLARFVPIIEAAQAANIPVRGYVSCITECPYDGAVQPDTVAEVAQDLFDMGCYEISLGDTIGAATPKTINALLDAVLERLPAAVLAGHYHDTNGQALANIETSLARGVRVFDAAVGGLGGCPYAPGAKGNVATEAVAQRLASLGFDTGLDVQRLKNAAEFAKELRN; encoded by the coding sequence ATGGCTGACGCTGTTACATTGTTTGAAGTTGGCCCGCGCGATGGGCTTCAAAACGAACCCCGGTCCATTGCTGCCAAAGACAAAATCAAACTCGTCAACGATCTGTCAGCCTGCGGATTTCAAAAAATTGAGGTGACAAGTTTTGTCAGCCCCAAGTGGGTGCCGCAAATGGCCGATGCCACCGAGGTTTTAAGCGCAATCGAACGCCGCGTAGGTGTGGTTTATGCAGCCCTGACGCCAAATGCGCGCGGGTTTGCAAATGCCGTGGCGGCCAATGCTGATGAGGTGGCGATTTTTGGCGCGGCCTCGGAAGGCTTTAGCCAAGCCAATATCAATTGTTCCATCGCGGAAAGCCTTGCCCGCTTCGTGCCAATCATTGAGGCGGCCCAGGCGGCAAATATTCCGGTGCGTGGATATGTGTCCTGCATCACCGAATGCCCTTATGATGGCGCCGTGCAGCCTGATACGGTAGCAGAGGTTGCGCAAGATTTGTTCGATATGGGATGTTATGAAATCAGCCTTGGGGATACGATTGGCGCAGCCACGCCCAAAACAATCAATGCTTTGCTTGATGCGGTTTTAGAGCGATTGCCCGCTGCCGTTCTGGCCGGTCATTATCACGACACCAACGGACAAGCGCTGGCCAACATTGAAACGTCACTTGCACGGGGGGTGCGGGTGTTTGATGCGGCTGTTGGCGGTTTGGGCGGGTGTCCTTATGCCCCGGGTGCCAAGGGCAATGTCGCCACTGAAGCTGTGGCTCAGCGTCTTGCCAGTCTGGGATTTGACACCGGGCTTGATGTGCAAAGGCTAAAGAACGCTGCAGAGTTTGCCAAAGAGTTAAGGAATTGA
- a CDS encoding UTRA domain-containing protein → MTLREFIKPCNFTKRGDGPKYLQLRNLIRKAILSGALEHHDALPAERDLAEFSGLSRVTVRNAIKALVREGTLVQRRGSGSFVSASPNDMQQSTTLLASFSTEMARRGLTARSTWIKRGHFHPSPDEIFALGLPQKSMVSRLMRVRYADDRSMAVERTALPVTILPEPNIVTNSLYATLEELGNAPVRAVQKISAINLRKADAELLNIPEGSAGLKIERVAYLANGMASEFTLSLYRGDAYEFVADLSPKELEHA, encoded by the coding sequence ATGACGCTACGCGAATTTATTAAACCATGTAACTTCACCAAACGAGGCGATGGGCCAAAATACTTGCAGCTGCGCAACTTAATCAGAAAAGCAATTCTGTCCGGTGCCCTAGAGCACCACGATGCTTTACCAGCCGAACGAGATTTGGCAGAGTTTTCCGGTTTATCCCGGGTCACTGTGCGAAATGCTATTAAAGCTCTTGTGCGCGAGGGAACCCTTGTCCAAAGAAGAGGCTCTGGCTCATTTGTGTCCGCCTCTCCTAATGACATGCAACAATCAACGACACTGCTTGCCTCTTTTTCCACTGAAATGGCGCGGCGCGGCTTAACCGCGCGATCAACCTGGATAAAAAGAGGCCATTTTCACCCATCACCAGACGAAATATTTGCCTTGGGCCTTCCCCAAAAGTCCATGGTATCTCGGTTAATGCGTGTGCGCTATGCGGATGATCGCTCAATGGCGGTTGAGCGCACTGCGCTTCCAGTTACAATATTGCCAGAGCCTAATATTGTTACAAACTCGCTTTATGCAACCTTAGAAGAATTGGGCAATGCGCCGGTACGCGCCGTGCAAAAGATATCAGCGATTAATCTAAGAAAAGCCGATGCAGAATTATTGAATATTCCCGAGGGATCTGCCGGTTTGAAAATTGAACGGGTCGCCTATCTAGCCAATGGGATGGCATCAGAATTCACCCTTTCGCTCTATCGCGGCGATGCTTATGAGTTTGTCGCCGACCTTTCACCAAAGGAATTAGAGCACGCGTAG
- the rapZ gene encoding RNase adapter RapZ, with amino-acid sequence MQETSTTKLVLVTGPSGAGRSTAINALEDLGYEVIDNLPLTLLERVMEPAGMAKPLAVGLDTRNRDFSVHGMLDMLHALSQKTNVETSLVFIGCERHVLLKRFSETRRRHPMAPAETPAIGIEREFDLLQPIQARADILIDTSEMTPHELRADIERWFSTSASKGLSISVQSFSYKRGLPRGVDTLYDCRFLQNPYWVEALRRQNGTQKAVQTYVGEDPRFAEFFQKLLEFSCFLLPAYNDEGKTHFSIGFGCTGGQHRSVAVAETLAAALAERGWQVSIRHRELERNSTNHDP; translated from the coding sequence ATGCAAGAAACTTCCACAACGAAATTAGTTTTGGTCACCGGTCCCTCGGGTGCTGGTCGCTCAACTGCAATCAACGCATTGGAAGATCTGGGGTATGAAGTCATTGACAACTTACCGCTGACATTGCTCGAAAGGGTTATGGAACCAGCCGGCATGGCTAAACCGCTGGCCGTTGGGCTTGATACCAGAAACCGCGATTTTTCAGTTCATGGCATGCTGGATATGCTGCATGCATTGAGCCAGAAGACAAATGTTGAAACCAGTTTGGTTTTTATCGGCTGTGAACGACATGTGCTTCTAAAGCGCTTTTCTGAAACCCGTCGCCGCCATCCAATGGCGCCGGCAGAAACCCCCGCGATCGGGATTGAGCGCGAGTTTGACCTTTTGCAGCCAATTCAAGCACGCGCAGATATATTGATCGACACATCAGAAATGACGCCCCATGAATTGCGGGCTGATATCGAACGCTGGTTTTCGACCTCCGCGTCCAAAGGGCTATCGATTTCGGTGCAGTCTTTTTCCTATAAACGCGGTTTGCCACGGGGGGTGGACACATTGTATGACTGCCGGTTTTTACAAAACCCCTATTGGGTTGAGGCCCTTCGCAGACAAAATGGCACCCAGAAAGCCGTTCAAACCTATGTCGGAGAAGACCCGCGATTCGCAGAATTTTTTCAAAAACTTCTTGAATTTAGTTGTTTTTTGCTGCCAGCGTACAACGATGAAGGGAAAACACACTTTTCCATTGGCTTTGGCTGCACTGGCGGCCAACATAGATCGGTTGCCGTAGCGGAAACTTTGGCTGCAGCCCTTGCAGAGCGCGGTTGGCAAGTGTCAATTAGACATCGGGAGCTGGAAAGAAATTCTACCAACCATGACCCATAA
- a CDS encoding serine kinase yields the protein MDKETVLLHASCVSVNGNGVLICGPAGSGKSSLALNLIALGAELVADDQTLIRRENKNLIARCPETISHLIEARGLGILTPPTRSDVALTLVVDLETVQSQRVPPPEAYELFGITLPLFRRAPLDAFPAALYILARDGMRYDV from the coding sequence CTGGATAAAGAAACTGTTTTACTCCATGCCAGCTGTGTTTCGGTGAACGGAAATGGCGTTTTGATCTGTGGCCCTGCGGGCAGTGGCAAATCCTCTTTGGCGCTCAACTTAATTGCACTCGGCGCTGAGCTGGTAGCAGACGACCAAACGCTTATACGGCGCGAAAATAAGAATTTGATTGCGCGCTGCCCGGAAACGATATCCCATCTTATCGAAGCGCGCGGCCTTGGGATTTTAACGCCACCGACCCGTTCGGATGTCGCGCTTACCCTTGTGGTTGATTTAGAGACAGTGCAAAGTCAAAGAGTACCACCCCCTGAAGCGTATGAGCTTTTCGGTATCACTTTGCCGCTATTCCGCCGCGCCCCGCTGGACGCATTTCCAGCCGCCCTATATATCTTAGCAAGAGATGGGATGCGGTACGACGTGTGA
- a CDS encoding crotonase/enoyl-CoA hydratase family protein, with the protein MNKFTAITTEIDARGVVHLTLNRPDKKNALSAQMITELTEFAGSIAKEPAARVVVLRGAGDVFCAGGDLDWMKVQINSDRAGRMAEARKLAQMLQSLNELLLPLIGVVHGGAFGGGVGMACVCDVVIAETDTKFGLTETRLGLIPATISPYVIARMGEGKARRVFMSARIFAAPEARELDLIADCVPAKQLDARVEAEVTPYLKVAPGAVTASKALARALGPKINDAVIEDTIKRLADTWEGIEAKAGIEAFLNKTKPPWA; encoded by the coding sequence ATGAATAAATTTACCGCTATTACAACGGAAATTGACGCCCGCGGGGTGGTGCACCTAACCCTCAATCGGCCAGATAAGAAAAATGCGCTATCGGCGCAGATGATTACTGAACTGACCGAATTTGCGGGCAGCATTGCAAAAGAGCCTGCTGCGCGGGTGGTTGTGCTTCGCGGGGCCGGAGATGTTTTTTGTGCTGGCGGCGATCTGGACTGGATGAAGGTTCAAATTAACTCAGATCGCGCTGGGCGCATGGCCGAGGCGCGAAAACTGGCGCAGATGCTTCAGAGCTTGAATGAACTGCTATTACCCTTAATCGGTGTGGTGCATGGTGGTGCGTTTGGTGGTGGCGTTGGAATGGCGTGTGTGTGCGATGTGGTGATTGCTGAAACCGATACAAAATTCGGGTTGACCGAAACCCGGCTTGGACTCATCCCTGCAACCATTAGCCCCTATGTCATCGCCCGTATGGGCGAAGGAAAAGCAAGGCGGGTGTTTATGTCAGCGCGAATATTTGCAGCGCCAGAAGCCCGAGAGCTTGATCTGATTGCAGATTGCGTGCCTGCCAAGCAACTTGACGCCCGCGTTGAGGCCGAGGTTACACCTTATCTAAAGGTTGCCCCGGGGGCGGTCACTGCCTCAAAAGCGCTGGCGCGCGCGCTTGGGCCGAAAATAAATGACGCGGTGATCGAAGACACGATAAAGCGGCTTGCGGATACCTGGGAAGGTATTGAGGCCAAGGCCGGCATTGAGGCTTTCTTGAATAAAACTAAACCGCCTTGGGCTTAA
- a CDS encoding methylamine utilization protein MauG — translation MASVGYSQTPALSKEQFQPTEPDKVKIGQLLFYDKILSGNRNISCGTCHHHDHGGSDGLSLGIGEGGSGLSTERTAGVGDDRIRKRIPRNATSLWNLGHKSITVVFVDGRLEISDLYGNGFNSPAEEWLPSGLDTVIAAQAVFPMVAQFEMAGNPKENEIAGAVHDRIDASWPILAKRVRIIPEYGEMFVAAFDNIKKPEQVSIVEVAEALGQFINNEWQNFDSPYDALISDGLPLAPAAERGRQLFFGEANCSSCHSGPLLSDQKFHALGLPAFGPGRTRRFDPMPRDVGRMGESDALEDAYRFKTPRLRNIALTAPYGHNGAYPTLEGIIRHHLNPAKARAEWTRDIASLPSVPWLQEIDFVIQNDTLEMARQAEKIDIKPVGLSDKDVSDLVAFMHALTGKTALSRPSGVPKTVPSGLAVDR, via the coding sequence ATGGCTTCCGTTGGATATAGCCAGACACCGGCGTTGTCAAAAGAGCAATTTCAACCGACAGAGCCGGATAAAGTCAAAATTGGGCAGCTGCTGTTTTACGACAAAATCTTGTCTGGCAACCGCAATATAAGTTGCGGGACCTGCCATCATCATGATCACGGCGGCAGCGACGGGCTCAGCCTTGGTATCGGCGAAGGCGGCAGTGGTCTAAGCACGGAACGGACGGCTGGTGTCGGTGACGACCGCATTCGCAAACGTATCCCGCGCAATGCCACATCACTTTGGAACCTTGGGCATAAATCCATTACTGTGGTTTTTGTCGACGGACGGTTGGAAATTAGCGATCTCTATGGCAACGGATTCAATTCGCCAGCCGAGGAATGGTTGCCATCAGGTCTTGATACGGTGATCGCCGCACAGGCAGTTTTTCCCATGGTGGCGCAGTTTGAAATGGCTGGAAACCCCAAAGAGAACGAAATCGCAGGCGCGGTGCATGACCGCATTGATGCCTCATGGCCGATCTTGGCCAAACGGGTGCGGATTATTCCCGAATACGGCGAAATGTTCGTTGCTGCCTTCGACAATATCAAAAAACCCGAGCAGGTTTCGATTGTTGAGGTCGCCGAGGCGCTGGGTCAGTTCATTAATAACGAATGGCAGAATTTCGATAGCCCGTATGATGCATTGATTTCAGATGGCCTGCCGCTTGCACCAGCCGCAGAGCGCGGCCGGCAATTGTTTTTTGGTGAGGCCAATTGTAGTTCGTGCCACAGTGGCCCTTTGCTTAGCGATCAAAAGTTCCACGCGCTTGGCTTGCCAGCCTTTGGTCCCGGGCGCACACGGCGCTTTGATCCAATGCCGCGCGATGTGGGGCGAATGGGAGAAAGCGATGCGCTTGAGGATGCCTACCGGTTTAAAACGCCAAGGCTGCGCAATATCGCGCTTACTGCACCCTATGGCCATAACGGCGCCTACCCGACTTTAGAAGGTATCATTCGGCACCACTTGAACCCCGCAAAAGCACGTGCAGAATGGACCCGAGATATAGCCAGTTTGCCATCGGTCCCATGGCTGCAAGAGATCGACTTTGTGATCCAAAACGACACACTGGAAATGGCACGGCAGGCGGAAAAGATAGACATCAAACCGGTTGGGCTTTCGGATAAAGACGTCAGCGATCTGGTGGCCTTTATGCACGCGCTGACTGGAAAAACCGCATTGAGCCGTCCTTCAGGTGTGCCCAAAACAGTCCCGAGCGGCCTTGCAGTCGACCGCTAA
- a CDS encoding response regulator: MSKIALVDDDRNILTSVSMTLETEGFDVDTYTDGQSALDAFSRSMPDLAILDIKMPRMDEMDLLQRLRQKSSLPVIFLTSKDDEIDEILGLRMGADDYVTKPFSQRLLLERIRSLLRRKDANEGNFVGEETEDTKVLVRGELSIDPLRHSVTWKGLSVTLTVTEFLLLQALAQRPGFVKTRDQLMDVAYDEQIYVDDRTIDSHIKRLRKKMRSVDNSFSAIETLYGIGYRYNEE, from the coding sequence ATGTCAAAAATTGCTTTGGTAGATGATGACCGCAACATTTTAACATCAGTATCAATGACCTTGGAAACCGAAGGCTTTGATGTTGATACATACACAGATGGACAGTCCGCGTTGGATGCATTTAGTCGCTCAATGCCAGATTTGGCAATTTTAGACATTAAAATGCCTCGTATGGATGAGATGGACTTGCTGCAAAGATTGCGGCAGAAGTCATCCTTACCAGTAATTTTTCTGACTTCGAAAGATGACGAAATAGATGAAATATTAGGCTTGCGCATGGGGGCAGACGATTATGTGACCAAGCCATTTTCCCAGCGGCTTTTACTTGAGCGCATCCGCTCATTGTTGCGCCGCAAAGATGCAAATGAAGGAAACTTTGTCGGAGAAGAAACCGAAGACACCAAAGTTTTGGTACGCGGCGAGCTTTCGATCGACCCCCTGCGCCATTCTGTGACATGGAAAGGCTTGAGTGTAACCTTGACAGTAACCGAGTTCTTGCTGCTGCAAGCGCTGGCGCAACGCCCCGGATTTGTCAAAACCCGTGATCAGTTGATGGATGTAGCATATGACGAGCAGATTTATGTCGATGACCGCACGATTGACAGCCATATTAAACGCCTGCGCAAAAAAATGCGAAGCGTTGATAACAGTTTTTCCGCGATCGAAACCCTTTATGGGATTGGGTACCGTTACAACGAAGAATAA
- a CDS encoding aminotransferase class V-fold PLP-dependent enzyme, whose protein sequence is MLENTPGLLSSVRDRFAHVDTCPFEGKRVFFENAGGALTLKTVVDTSAKFAAIPDNQGRDNPASDALVAIIAKAKSDMQVLLNSSGGQFFVGESGTELLFRLIRNAIMAAPEGGSVLGCSLEHPASRSAAQHWAKISGRPYVNVPHNVETGSVDAADYAALVTADTRVATILHTSPVTGMGVDVAAVSKAIRAVAPDCYIIVDGIQHAAHGAIDLDSYDVDGYAISPYKMFSRHGYGLAWVADRLTDQPHEQLIGGPEQAWEFGTRDTGAYATLSDVASHFEWLGSQFTSSTDRRDKIVAAGQAIHAHEAMLTDAMLYGTGNLSGLSELPGVEIVGGIDNPRREGLVSMRIKGWASADLVTALRGYGIRTHTRKDDHYSGNILTPMGWTDCVRISLCHYNSLNEVSALLSAVAKLSQSAAHSPNSAKR, encoded by the coding sequence ATGCTGGAAAACACTCCCGGGTTACTGAGCTCTGTTCGCGATCGATTTGCCCATGTCGATACCTGCCCCTTTGAAGGCAAAAGAGTTTTTTTTGAAAACGCTGGCGGGGCGTTGACGTTAAAAACTGTTGTGGATACCTCGGCTAAATTTGCTGCCATTCCGGACAATCAGGGCCGCGATAATCCGGCCAGCGATGCGCTTGTGGCCATCATTGCTAAAGCCAAATCGGATATGCAGGTGCTGTTAAATTCGAGTGGAGGTCAGTTTTTTGTCGGCGAAAGTGGCACCGAGCTTTTATTCAGGCTGATTAGAAATGCAATCATGGCCGCCCCGGAAGGCGGCTCTGTGCTGGGCTGTTCGCTGGAACATCCCGCATCGCGCAGCGCCGCGCAGCATTGGGCCAAGATTTCCGGCAGACCCTATGTCAATGTGCCCCATAATGTGGAAACCGGCAGTGTGGACGCCGCCGATTATGCCGCTTTGGTCACCGCTGATACCCGCGTTGCCACCATTTTGCACACTTCGCCTGTGACTGGCATGGGGGTCGATGTAGCTGCGGTTTCTAAAGCCATTCGGGCTGTCGCGCCCGACTGCTATATTATTGTTGATGGCATCCAGCACGCGGCACATGGGGCCATTGATCTCGATAGCTACGATGTCGACGGCTATGCCATCTCACCCTATAAAATGTTCTCGCGCCATGGCTATGGCCTTGCATGGGTGGCAGATCGGCTAACCGATCAACCGCACGAGCAGCTCATCGGCGGGCCTGAGCAGGCTTGGGAATTTGGCACCCGTGATACGGGCGCCTATGCAACACTTTCGGATGTTGCCTCACATTTTGAATGGCTCGGCTCGCAGTTTACCAGTTCAACAGACCGGCGCGACAAGATTGTCGCGGCGGGTCAGGCGATCCATGCCCACGAGGCTATGCTGACGGATGCCATGCTTTATGGCACCGGAAATTTATCCGGACTGAGCGAATTGCCCGGGGTTGAGATTGTCGGCGGGATTGATAACCCTAGGCGCGAAGGGCTGGTGTCGATGCGCATAAAAGGATGGGCCTCTGCTGATCTGGTCACCGCGCTGCGCGGCTATGGTATTCGCACCCATACGCGCAAGGATGACCATTATTCCGGTAATATTTTAACCCCTATGGGGTGGACAGATTGCGTTCGTATTTCGCTATGTCATTACAACAGCCTAAACGAAGTCAGCGCGCTTTTGTCTGCCGTGGCCAAACTCAGCCAAAGCGCTGCGCATTCGCCAAACTCGGCTAAGCGTTAG
- a CDS encoding HAMP domain-containing protein: MSSIDPIKHRDDPALEKSAKTIHQQRRNRPNKRETERSTSRLNHGFWTFRHSALTRRIVIFNLIALNCLIAAALYFSSTRESLVFQRSQAMVVEAELAANIISLQMAHEQAELSALSGLNNMLAQLRLSHGSSLYVFADKGTLIGEIENMNRTEIGNVLFSQPPQTPITDGLSAIWSALKLLNPQSSSAETGSDDQEAQARNLIGPTLLGQTQLIHHQPGKNSSNVTALTPIYQFNAVVGVVALVSPGNQIDALVKSEQERTLQLMLIGTLFSIFLSVILASSISNPLRDLANAAELGREKNAKNVSRGRIRIPDLSDRTDEIGRLSSALRGMVEALYDRIESNEQFAADVAHEIKNPLASLRSAVGTLQRSKREDHRTKLLEVIDHDVRRLDRLVSDISNASRLDSELVKEDQETFDLLALVRNLAEYLGAEAQDKGIDFISDFPDKIIHVRGLEARLAQVFVNLISNAISFCQDGDAIRIWVRVRENRVLVVVEDTGPGIPQEALSKVFNRFYSERPASEFGNNSGLGLAISKQIIEAHDGVIWAENIHPTLADADSEPLGARFVVGLPI; encoded by the coding sequence ATGTCCAGCATTGACCCAATCAAACATCGCGACGACCCAGCGCTTGAAAAATCTGCGAAAACAATACACCAGCAGCGTCGCAATCGTCCAAATAAGCGAGAAACTGAAAGATCAACTTCGCGTTTAAATCATGGATTTTGGACATTTCGGCACTCTGCATTGACCCGTAGAATTGTTATTTTCAACCTCATTGCGCTGAATTGTCTGATCGCAGCAGCGCTGTATTTTTCTTCCACGCGTGAGAGTTTAGTCTTCCAGCGGTCACAGGCGATGGTTGTTGAAGCTGAGCTTGCAGCAAATATAATTTCTCTTCAGATGGCGCATGAGCAAGCAGAGCTGTCTGCACTTAGCGGGCTGAACAACATGCTCGCCCAGCTCAGGCTCAGTCATGGATCATCGCTTTATGTTTTTGCCGACAAAGGCACGTTGATTGGTGAAATAGAAAATATGAACCGGACAGAAATCGGAAACGTGCTTTTTAGCCAGCCGCCTCAAACTCCGATCACTGACGGGCTAAGCGCCATTTGGTCTGCTTTGAAATTGCTGAACCCGCAATCCAGTTCAGCAGAAACCGGGTCCGATGACCAAGAGGCTCAGGCGCGCAACCTCATAGGTCCAACCCTATTAGGTCAAACACAATTGATCCACCATCAACCTGGCAAAAACAGCAGTAATGTCACTGCGCTTACACCTATATACCAGTTCAACGCCGTAGTTGGGGTTGTCGCTTTGGTTAGCCCTGGAAATCAAATTGATGCCTTGGTCAAATCTGAGCAAGAACGAACCTTGCAACTCATGTTAATCGGAACCCTGTTTTCGATCTTTTTAAGCGTTATTCTTGCCTCCTCAATATCAAACCCGCTTCGAGATCTGGCGAACGCTGCTGAGTTAGGGCGCGAAAAAAATGCCAAAAATGTAAGCCGCGGGCGGATTCGTATCCCTGATCTATCTGATCGGACGGACGAGATTGGACGCCTATCCTCTGCCCTGCGCGGCATGGTCGAGGCCCTTTATGATCGCATCGAGTCTAATGAACAGTTTGCAGCAGATGTAGCGCATGAGATAAAAAATCCGCTGGCCTCTTTGCGCTCTGCAGTCGGCACTTTGCAGCGCAGCAAACGCGAGGACCACCGCACCAAACTGCTTGAAGTGATTGACCATGATGTCCGGCGTTTGGATCGGTTGGTCAGCGATATATCAAACGCATCACGGTTGGACAGTGAATTGGTCAAAGAGGATCAAGAAACGTTCGATTTATTGGCTTTGGTTCGAAACCTTGCAGAGTATCTAGGCGCGGAAGCTCAGGACAAAGGCATAGATTTCATTTCTGACTTTCCGGATAAAATCATTCATGTAAGAGGCCTAGAGGCTAGGTTGGCACAGGTTTTTGTAAACTTGATCAGCAACGCGATTAGTTTTTGCCAAGACGGCGATGCTATCCGCATCTGGGTTCGGGTACGCGAAAATCGAGTGTTGGTGGTGGTTGAGGATACTGGCCCAGGAATTCCGCAAGAAGCCTTGAGTAAAGTATTTAATCGGTTTTACTCAGAACGACCTGCTAGCGAATTTGGCAATAACTCAGGTCTTGGGTTGGCGATTTCAAAGCAGATCATCGAAGCGCATGACGGTGTAATCTGGGCCGAGAATATTCACCCAACTTTGGCCGATGCTGACTCAGAGCCGCTTGGGGCCCGTTTTGTTGTGGGTTTGCCAATTTAA
- a CDS encoding PTS fructose transporter subunit IIA — protein sequence MIGIVIVAHGGLAKEYLHAVEHVVGGQAGIVAIPIEPDHDRQKKQDEICDAANTVDTGHGVLVVTDMFGSSPSNLSLRACQPENRKIIYGANLPMLVKLAKSRHLSVKDAVATALSAGRKYIDSCDG from the coding sequence GTGATTGGTATCGTAATCGTCGCGCATGGCGGATTGGCAAAAGAATACCTGCACGCGGTAGAACATGTTGTCGGCGGGCAAGCTGGCATTGTGGCCATTCCAATCGAGCCAGATCATGATCGGCAGAAAAAGCAAGATGAGATTTGTGATGCCGCAAATACGGTTGACACGGGGCACGGTGTGCTCGTGGTAACAGATATGTTTGGCAGCAGTCCCTCGAACTTGTCGCTGCGGGCCTGCCAACCGGAAAACCGCAAGATCATCTATGGTGCTAACTTGCCAATGCTGGTCAAATTGGCCAAATCAAGACATCTTTCGGTCAAAGACGCTGTTGCGACGGCGCTTTCAGCAGGCCGTAAATATATCGATAGCTGCGACGGCTGA
- a CDS encoding phosphoenolpyruvate carboxykinase, translating into MTFGRVNPQHQLKDQGITGLGNVYYNDSEPDLVAAALKREEGILGQGGTFLVSTGKFTGRSPKDKHVVYTDSVADHIWWENNAKMSRQGFDRLRDDMLSHMRGNDYFVQDLIAGADPLVSINIRMVTELAWHGLFIRHMLRRPERAALDQFLPDFTVINCPSFQADPARHDCRSETVIAMNFDQKLILIGGTEYAGENKKSVFTLLNYLLPEKNIMPMHCSANHATGNPVDTAVFFGLSGTGKTTLSADPLRTLIGDDEHGWSDRGTFNFEGGCYAKTINLSAEAEPEIYATTRKFGTVIENMVFDADTKELDFDDDSLTANMRCAYPLEYIENASDTALGGHPKNIIMLTCDAFGVLPPIARLSPAQAMYHFLSGFTSKVAGTERGVTEPEPTFSTCFGAPFMPRRPEIYGNLLRSKIASHGATCWLVNTGWTGGAYGTGQRMPIKATRSLLTAALNGSLSEVEFRKDMNFAFDVPITAPGVDPELLDPKKTWTDGAAYEVQAQKLVKMFADNFEQYVPFIDEDVKAIAIG; encoded by the coding sequence ATGACATTTGGACGGGTAAACCCGCAGCACCAACTCAAAGATCAAGGGATCACCGGGTTGGGAAATGTCTATTACAACGATTCAGAGCCAGACTTGGTTGCCGCTGCATTGAAACGCGAGGAAGGCATATTGGGGCAGGGCGGCACTTTTTTGGTCAGCACTGGAAAATTCACCGGCCGATCACCCAAAGACAAGCATGTGGTGTACACCGATAGCGTTGCCGATCATATCTGGTGGGAAAATAACGCCAAAATGTCCAGACAAGGATTTGATCGGTTGCGCGATGATATGCTCAGCCATATGCGCGGCAATGACTACTTTGTACAGGATCTAATTGCCGGAGCGGACCCATTGGTATCCATCAATATCCGCATGGTGACAGAATTGGCCTGGCATGGGCTGTTTATCCGCCACATGCTGCGCCGACCCGAGCGCGCGGCGCTGGATCAATTTTTGCCTGATTTCACAGTGATCAACTGCCCAAGTTTTCAAGCGGATCCTGCGCGCCATGATTGCCGCAGCGAAACAGTGATTGCGATGAACTTTGATCAAAAGCTTATTTTGATCGGTGGGACCGAATATGCCGGAGAGAACAAAAAATCTGTGTTCACTCTGCTCAATTATTTGCTGCCCGAAAAAAATATCATGCCGATGCATTGCTCGGCCAACCACGCAACCGGAAACCCGGTGGACACAGCGGTGTTCTTTGGCTTGTCTGGCACTGGCAAAACAACGCTCTCGGCAGATCCTTTGCGAACTTTGATCGGTGATGACGAACATGGCTGGTCGGATCGTGGCACGTTTAATTTTGAAGGCGGCTGCTATGCCAAAACAATAAATTTAAGCGCTGAGGCAGAGCCTGAAATCTATGCAACCACGCGCAAATTTGGGACAGTTATTGAAAATATGGTGTTTGATGCGGACACCAAAGAACTTGATTTTGATGATGACAGTTTGACCGCCAACATGCGCTGTGCCTACCCGCTTGAGTATATTGAGAATGCCTCGGATACTGCTCTGGGTGGTCATCCAAAAAATATTATTATGCTGACCTGTGATGCGTTTGGCGTTTTGCCGCCCATTGCCCGGCTCTCGCCGGCGCAGGCGATGTATCATTTCCTGTCTGGATTTACGTCAAAAGTGGCCGGAACCGAGCGCGGGGTCACGGAACCCGAGCCGACCTTTTCAACCTGTTTTGGGGCACCGTTTATGCCGCGCCGCCCTGAAATCTATGGTAATTTATTGCGCTCAAAGATCGCCAGTCACGGCGCAACCTGCTGGTTGGTCAACACTGGCTGGACCGGCGGCGCCTACGGCACGGGGCAGCGGATGCCAATTAAAGCCACTCGGTCGCTGCTAACAGCGGCTCTGAATGGATCATTGTCAGAAGTAGAGTTTCGCAAAGATATGAACTTTGCATTTGATGTGCCGATCACTGCGCCCGGCGTTGACCCGGAGTTGCTTGATCCCAAAAAGACTTGGACCGATGGTGCAGCCTATGAGGTACAGGCGCAAAAACTAGTAAAAATGTTCGCTGATAATTTTGAGCAATATGTGCCGTTCATTGACGAAGATGTGAAGGCCATTGCAATCGGGTAA